From a region of the Catalinimonas alkaloidigena genome:
- a CDS encoding SDR family NAD(P)-dependent oxidoreductase, giving the protein MKTTSGSAWALILGGSSGIGLACVHKLLEKGWAVCAVYRERRAQTVQVEDEFEELRAQGGTLLSLNLDATTDEGQQQILEKLAQQLQKTQGKIGLLLHAVARGNLKPMAPLPFEKRTEDLLEESDLLFTIQAMGTNWLRWTRHLLDRDMLSRDARILALTSEGNQRAWRSYAAVSAAKGVLEALARSMALELAPYGLRTNLIQAGITDTPSLRMIPGSDQLLLNARKRNPLGRLTTPEDIANVVWLLSLPEAAWVNGAIIRVDGGEAIV; this is encoded by the coding sequence ATGAAAACAACCTCGGGCTCAGCATGGGCTCTGATTCTGGGCGGTTCGAGTGGAATCGGACTGGCCTGTGTACATAAGCTGTTGGAGAAAGGCTGGGCCGTGTGCGCCGTGTACCGCGAGCGCCGCGCACAGACCGTGCAGGTGGAAGACGAGTTCGAAGAGCTTCGTGCGCAAGGGGGGACGCTGCTGTCGCTCAACCTGGACGCCACCACCGACGAAGGCCAGCAGCAGATTCTGGAGAAACTTGCCCAACAGTTACAGAAAACTCAGGGTAAAATAGGACTCCTCCTCCACGCCGTCGCCCGGGGCAACTTAAAGCCTATGGCCCCGCTTCCGTTCGAAAAACGGACGGAAGATCTGCTGGAAGAGAGCGACTTGCTGTTCACCATTCAGGCCATGGGCACCAACTGGCTGCGCTGGACGCGCCACTTGCTTGACCGCGACATGCTAAGCAGAGACGCCCGCATTCTGGCCCTGACCAGCGAAGGGAACCAACGGGCGTGGCGTTCGTACGCGGCGGTGTCGGCGGCAAAAGGCGTGCTCGAAGCCCTGGCCCGGTCCATGGCACTGGAATTGGCTCCCTACGGCCTGCGGACCAACCTGATTCAGGCGGGTATTACCGATACGCCCTCGCTGCGGATGATTCCCGGCAGCGATCAGTTGCTGCTCAACGCGCGCAAACGCAACCCCCTCGGCCGGCTCACCACGCCCGAAGACATCGCCAACGTGGTCTGGCTCCTGTCGCTTCCCGAAGCGGCCTGGGTGAACGGTGCCATCATTCGCGTAGACGGGGGCGAGGCCATCGTCTGA
- a CDS encoding ABC transporter permease produces the protein MLRNYLKVAFRTLRKQPAISLIHLVGLTLGLTFALVLGVVVRYELSFDQFHSQADRIYRVVRVSAAETEFRTGVSFPVPDALRADVPSLEAVTAMLDLGGAQIGVYGPNGTIAERFQERGCAVVDSTFFEIFDFQETGLRWRAGNPATALAEPFAVVLTETLAQKYFPDQDALGKSLRIDNQYDLQVTGVVSDFPANTDLPFTVLISHATLDQVLRDQKNDWYGVSDAYMCFVRLREGTPPTRANAQIKAAHARNVPADLAESRIYRLQPLSELHTDPRFGNYNFRTVPPQTLWTLALVGAFILLMACINFINLSTARAVMRAREVGLRKALGGARAQLVGQFMLETFLLVLPAALLSLLATQLVLAQAVALTHVEQPQALWTEPWLWRTGAGLVAGVTLLAGFYPSLVLSGFSPIRALKKQVAATHRSNGLLRRSLVTLQFFIALVFVMGTLAVVQQMRYFRNFNMGFNQESVLLIKLPRRSPELLNTLRNQWSSLAQVQDVTFSMASPAGVGWESQATDIRRAEAPPTESLVFQVNFVDDRYLPFYEIPLVAGRNFRPTDSTDSLHRIILNETLTKALGFSSPADALGQELIQGADRFTIIGVIQDYHTQSLHQQVGSLGLMFNVNLQAASLRLAPGGTYETLQATLAQAKAAWQEAFPEYVFDYSFLDKNIASYYREETRLSTLFNIFTGVAIFIACLGLLGLASYTALQRTKEIGIRKVLGASVAGILVLLSKDYLRLLLIAFVVAVPVANYFITEWLQSYPYQIPLSIWLFAVPGIGVLLMALLTIGAQSMRAAQTNPVDSLRQE, from the coding sequence ATGCTCCGCAATTACCTGAAAGTCGCCTTCCGTACGCTGCGCAAGCAGCCTGCGATTTCGCTCATTCACCTCGTCGGCCTGACGCTGGGCCTGACCTTCGCGCTGGTGCTCGGCGTGGTGGTGCGCTACGAATTGAGTTTCGATCAGTTTCACTCCCAGGCCGACCGGATTTACCGGGTGGTGCGTGTCTCTGCCGCAGAAACCGAGTTTCGTACCGGCGTCTCCTTTCCCGTGCCCGATGCCCTCCGTGCCGACGTGCCCTCGCTGGAAGCGGTGACCGCCATGCTGGACCTGGGCGGGGCGCAGATTGGGGTATACGGCCCCAACGGCACCATTGCCGAACGGTTTCAGGAACGAGGCTGTGCCGTAGTCGATTCCACGTTCTTTGAGATATTCGATTTTCAGGAGACGGGGTTGCGGTGGCGGGCGGGCAATCCGGCCACGGCACTGGCCGAGCCGTTTGCGGTAGTACTGACCGAAACGCTGGCGCAGAAGTATTTTCCGGATCAGGATGCCCTGGGAAAATCGCTGCGGATCGACAATCAGTACGACTTGCAGGTGACCGGGGTGGTTTCCGACTTTCCGGCCAATACGGATCTGCCCTTTACCGTGCTGATCTCGCACGCTACGCTGGACCAGGTGCTGCGCGATCAAAAGAACGACTGGTATGGGGTCAGCGACGCGTACATGTGTTTCGTGCGCCTCCGGGAAGGGACGCCCCCCACCCGGGCCAATGCGCAAATCAAAGCCGCACACGCCCGGAACGTGCCCGCCGATCTGGCCGAAAGCCGCATCTACCGATTGCAGCCGCTTTCCGAACTTCACACCGATCCGCGCTTCGGCAACTACAACTTCCGGACGGTTCCTCCGCAGACCCTCTGGACCCTGGCCCTCGTGGGGGCGTTCATCCTGCTGATGGCCTGCATCAACTTCATCAACCTTTCGACGGCGCGGGCCGTGATGCGAGCCCGCGAAGTCGGGCTACGCAAAGCGCTGGGCGGGGCGCGGGCACAACTCGTCGGCCAGTTTATGCTGGAAACGTTTCTGTTGGTTTTGCCGGCCGCGCTTCTGTCTTTGCTGGCGACGCAGCTCGTTCTGGCGCAGGCTGTTGCGTTAACCCACGTAGAACAGCCGCAGGCGCTGTGGACAGAACCGTGGCTCTGGCGGACCGGAGCCGGTCTGGTGGCGGGCGTCACGTTACTGGCCGGTTTTTACCCTTCGCTGGTGCTGTCAGGCTTCTCGCCCATCCGGGCCCTGAAAAAACAAGTGGCCGCTACTCACCGAAGCAACGGTCTGCTGCGCCGCAGCCTGGTGACGCTCCAGTTTTTTATTGCGCTGGTGTTTGTGATGGGCACACTGGCAGTGGTGCAACAGATGCGCTACTTTCGGAATTTCAACATGGGTTTTAACCAGGAATCCGTTCTGTTGATCAAGCTCCCTCGCCGCTCTCCGGAACTCTTAAATACCCTGCGTAACCAATGGTCGAGCCTGGCGCAGGTACAAGACGTCACCTTTTCGATGGCCTCCCCGGCGGGGGTCGGGTGGGAAAGCCAGGCCACGGACATCCGTCGGGCAGAGGCACCGCCAACCGAATCGCTGGTGTTTCAGGTCAACTTCGTGGACGATCGCTACCTCCCGTTTTACGAAATTCCGTTAGTAGCGGGCCGCAACTTTCGGCCGACCGACTCGACCGACAGCCTCCACCGGATCATTCTCAACGAAACCCTGACCAAGGCGCTGGGGTTTTCGTCACCGGCCGATGCCCTCGGGCAGGAGCTGATCCAGGGAGCCGACCGGTTTACCATCATCGGTGTAATTCAGGATTACCACACCCAGTCGCTGCACCAGCAGGTGGGTTCGCTCGGGCTCATGTTCAACGTCAACCTTCAGGCGGCCAGCCTGCGACTCGCCCCGGGCGGGACGTACGAAACCCTTCAGGCTACCCTCGCACAAGCCAAAGCGGCGTGGCAAGAGGCCTTTCCCGAATATGTATTCGACTACTCGTTTCTGGACAAGAACATCGCGTCGTATTACCGGGAAGAGACCCGCCTGTCGACCTTGTTTAACATTTTTACCGGCGTCGCCATTTTCATCGCCTGTCTGGGTCTGCTCGGGCTGGCCTCGTACACGGCCCTGCAACGCACCAAAGAGATCGGCATCCGCAAGGTGCTGGGCGCATCGGTGGCGGGCATCCTGGTGCTGCTCTCCAAAGACTACCTCCGCCTGCTGCTGATCGCCTTTGTGGTCGCAGTGCCCGTTGCCAATTACTTCATCACCGAATGGTTGCAGAGTTATCCTTACCAGATTCCGCTGAGCATCTGGCTGTTTGCCGTGCCGGGGATCGGGGTGCTGTTGATGGCCCTCCTGACCATCGGTGCTCAGTCGATGCGGGCCGCGCAGACCAACCCGGTCGACAGCCTGCGCCAGGAATAA
- a CDS encoding DUF1080 domain-containing protein — MKKILFPCFLFLISCGIVTAQVPPQKHPDTGQPGWKPLFQPDLSDAAYPTGIWRMEKGVLTATEDLNIWSNRPYDNFIIDLEFKTADGTNSGVVVYCSDTANWIPNSIEVQIADDYSEEWSKADPSWQCGAFFGHKAPTQSAVKKPGKWNKYTITCQDNRIWILLNGQQVNEIDLTQWTSGSKTPDGKDIPSWLNKPWATLPTRGYIGFQGKHAGAPIYFRNIMIKELP, encoded by the coding sequence ATGAAAAAAATCCTTTTCCCCTGCTTTCTTTTTTTGATTTCCTGCGGCATTGTAACGGCACAGGTGCCCCCCCAGAAACACCCCGACACCGGACAGCCCGGCTGGAAACCCCTGTTCCAACCCGACCTGTCCGACGCGGCCTACCCGACGGGCATCTGGCGCATGGAGAAGGGCGTGCTGACCGCCACCGAAGACCTCAACATCTGGAGCAACCGCCCCTACGACAACTTCATCATCGACCTGGAATTTAAAACCGCCGACGGCACCAACAGCGGCGTGGTGGTCTATTGCAGCGATACGGCCAACTGGATTCCCAACTCCATCGAGGTGCAGATCGCCGACGACTATTCGGAAGAGTGGAGCAAGGCGGACCCGAGCTGGCAGTGCGGGGCGTTTTTCGGACACAAAGCGCCGACCCAAAGCGCGGTAAAAAAGCCGGGCAAATGGAATAAGTACACCATTACCTGCCAGGACAACCGCATCTGGATTCTGCTCAACGGCCAGCAGGTGAACGAGATCGACCTGACGCAGTGGACTTCGGGCTCGAAAACCCCAGACGGCAAAGACATTCCGTCCTGGCTCAACAAACCCTGGGCAACGTTGCCCACGCGGGGCTACATCGGGTTTCAGGGCAAACACGCCGGCGCACCCATTTACTTCCGCAACATCATGATCAAGGAGTTGCCCTAG
- a CDS encoding DUF6786 family protein, whose product MFHLRFFGLGLCLSALVACQPSRSPSSMTQDTTATPTRGTYAYDVDFLKQHTHQVLELIRGDARVLLSADYQGRVMTSTATGTNGTSYGWLNYDLMASGARSAQFNPVGGEERFWLGPEGGQYSVYFAEGAPYDMAHWQVPGLIETVAYEVVEADDRHAVFTKTAQLTNHSGTRFDLAIRRAVTLLSRQELGQRLGVALPDGVATVGYETDNRLTNAGPTAWTEEEGLLSIWLLGMLTPSPQTKVIVPFRPRPDAAAHITDTYFGTIPDDRLQRLDSVLVLTCDGRFRSKIGMTPVLSKGVAGSYDFARNLLTCIFFPVEENGLYVKSTWEHHDHPYRGDVVNAYNDGPLADGSQLGPFYELESSSAVRPLLPGETQTYRQVTCHFQGEYAALRQLAQQLLGVDLEQVK is encoded by the coding sequence ATGTTCCACCTTCGTTTTTTCGGGTTGGGCCTGTGCCTGAGTGCCTTGGTGGCCTGCCAGCCTTCCCGTTCGCCTTCTTCTATGACCCAAGACACCACCGCTACGCCCACGCGCGGCACGTACGCCTACGACGTCGATTTTCTGAAACAACACACGCACCAAGTGCTGGAACTGATCCGGGGCGACGCCCGGGTGCTGCTCTCGGCCGACTACCAGGGACGGGTGATGACCAGCACCGCAACGGGCACCAACGGCACGAGCTACGGCTGGCTGAACTACGACCTGATGGCCTCGGGGGCGCGGAGTGCGCAGTTCAACCCCGTGGGGGGTGAGGAGCGTTTCTGGCTGGGGCCGGAGGGCGGTCAGTATTCTGTTTACTTCGCGGAGGGCGCTCCGTACGACATGGCGCACTGGCAGGTGCCCGGCCTGATTGAAACGGTGGCTTACGAGGTGGTGGAGGCAGACGACCGGCACGCGGTGTTCACCAAAACGGCGCAGCTCACCAACCACAGCGGCACCCGGTTCGACCTCGCCATCCGGCGCGCGGTGACGCTCCTGTCGCGTCAGGAACTGGGGCAACGCCTGGGCGTTGCCCTGCCCGACGGGGTGGCCACCGTGGGGTACGAAACCGACAACCGACTGACCAATGCCGGTCCCACCGCCTGGACGGAAGAAGAAGGCCTTCTGTCGATCTGGCTCCTGGGCATGCTGACGCCCTCCCCGCAGACCAAAGTAATCGTGCCGTTCCGTCCGCGCCCCGACGCCGCTGCGCACATCACCGACACCTATTTCGGCACCATTCCCGACGACCGCCTGCAGCGCCTCGACAGCGTGCTCGTGCTGACCTGCGACGGCCGGTTCCGCAGCAAAATCGGGATGACGCCGGTGCTGTCCAAAGGCGTGGCGGGGAGCTACGACTTTGCCCGCAACCTCCTGACCTGCATCTTCTTTCCGGTCGAAGAAAACGGCCTCTACGTCAAGTCCACCTGGGAGCACCACGACCACCCGTACCGCGGCGACGTGGTCAATGCCTACAACGATGGGCCGCTTGCCGACGGCTCCCAGCTCGGGCCGTTCTACGAACTGGAATCTTCGTCGGCCGTGCGGCCGCTCCTGCCGGGCGAGACCCAAACCTATCGCCAGGTCACCTGCCATTTTCAGGGCGAGTACGCAGCCTTGCGGCAACTGGCGCAACAGCTTCTGGGCGTAGACCTCGAGCAGGTGAAGTAA
- a CDS encoding Crp/Fnr family transcriptional regulator — translation MTEQRILDYITKYIPLTEEEKAAVLKETPYKTFSKGTHVLRQGQVSRECYFVVQGLVRQYELVDGEEKTTYFYSEGEAIVAFDSASKKVPCLFNWVCEEETMLVIGRLDQIDEAYARNPKLEKMSGLFIRAEFGKYQNLSATFITLTPEQRYVQLLEQRPDLIHRVPQYHVASYLGIKPETLSRIRKRIAQKN, via the coding sequence ATGACGGAGCAAAGAATTCTGGACTACATTACGAAGTACATACCGCTGACCGAAGAGGAGAAAGCCGCGGTGCTGAAAGAGACGCCCTACAAAACCTTCTCTAAAGGGACGCATGTGCTGCGGCAGGGCCAGGTTTCCAGAGAATGCTATTTTGTTGTTCAGGGGCTGGTGAGGCAGTATGAACTTGTCGACGGCGAAGAAAAAACGACGTACTTCTATTCTGAAGGAGAGGCCATTGTGGCCTTTGACAGCGCTTCTAAAAAAGTACCCTGTCTGTTCAATTGGGTCTGCGAAGAAGAAACCATGCTGGTGATCGGGCGGCTGGATCAGATCGACGAAGCATACGCCAGAAATCCTAAGTTGGAGAAAATGTCGGGTCTTTTTATTCGTGCGGAGTTTGGGAAGTACCAGAATTTGAGTGCCACGTTCATCACGTTGACGCCCGAGCAACGCTACGTGCAACTGCTGGAGCAACGCCCCGACCTCATCCACCGCGTGCCGCAGTACCACGTGGCGAGCTATCTGGGGATCAAACCCGAAACCCTGAGCCGCATTCGCAAACGCATTGCTCAAAAAAACTAG
- a CDS encoding DUF4386 domain-containing protein has translation MDTIHVMTRPERQVGQVQLITIVGISLVLMFALGLFAEFRVRASLIHWNDPVATYTTLRPALGLFSAGIFAFVVITFLDVVLSVAFCTLFVTLHRFVALLMTSLRLLYAAFQGVALVGLILARDLYAAAPTETVDLQVAHTAMQFLKLQHMGFALGLIFFGLHLILLGWLLRNVPEMPRVVVWVLFAAGIGYGLNSLALLFTPEATVVQTVIIVLFIIPMTFAELSLGGWLWVKRKRMATLLPG, from the coding sequence ATGGACACCATCCACGTTATGACCCGCCCCGAACGCCAGGTCGGGCAAGTACAGCTCATTACCATCGTCGGCATCAGCCTTGTCCTAATGTTTGCACTGGGCCTCTTTGCAGAATTCAGGGTGCGGGCCTCGCTGATTCACTGGAACGATCCGGTGGCTACCTACACGACCCTTCGGCCTGCCCTGGGCCTATTCAGCGCAGGCATTTTCGCGTTTGTCGTCATCACATTTCTGGATGTGGTGCTGTCGGTGGCGTTTTGCACCCTTTTCGTCACCCTTCATCGGTTTGTCGCCCTCCTGATGACGAGTTTGCGTCTTCTTTATGCGGCCTTCCAAGGGGTTGCTTTGGTCGGATTGATCCTGGCCAGGGACCTGTACGCTGCCGCACCGACCGAGACGGTCGACCTGCAAGTCGCCCATACGGCAATGCAGTTCCTGAAGCTGCAACACATGGGCTTTGCCCTCGGGCTGATCTTCTTTGGTTTGCACCTGATTCTCCTGGGCTGGTTGCTACGCAACGTGCCAGAAATGCCCAGGGTGGTGGTGTGGGTGCTTTTCGCGGCGGGGATCGGCTACGGCCTGAACAGCCTTGCACTTTTGTTCACCCCTGAGGCTACTGTGGTCCAAACCGTCATCATCGTACTCTTTATCATTCCCATGACGTTCGCCGAGTTGTCGCTGGGCGGTTGGCTCTGGGTGAAACGCAAAAGAATGGCCACTCTCTTGCCCGGTTGA
- the lysS gene encoding lysine--tRNA ligase: MSLSEQEIRRRHEREELMKLGIDPYPADLFDVNVTAEDIHRNYERRKTDYKSISIAGRLMSRRIMGSASFAEIQDATDRIQIYVRRDDICPGDDKTLYNTVFKKMLDIGDIIGIKGYVFTTQTGEISIHVTSLKVLTKSLRPLPVVKREEDAEGNVLKEYDAFADPELRYRQRYVDLIVNPHVRDVFRKRTQLVQSMRNYLNEHGYLEVETPILQPIYGGAAARPFKTHHNTLDTTLYLRIANELYLKRLIVGGFDGVYEFSKDFRNEGMSRFHNPEFTQVELYVAYKDYAWMMDLVEEMVEKVAMDLHGTTEVKVGENVINFQRPWQRYTMFEAIEHFTGIDISEMDEAALRATAQKLEVPVDETMGKGKLIDEIFGEKCEPHLIQPTFITDYPVEMSPLAKRHRSKEGLVERFEAICNGKEICNAFSELNDPIDQRKRFEEQLELGRRGDEEAMVLDEDFLRALEYGMPPTAGLGIGIDRLSMIMTNQHSIQDVLFFPQMKPEKRPDVVTPEQFKELGVPEGWIPVLQQMNFANLDAFRDANPNKLFNELGGKRKKLKLDLSMPTLDEVKGWVEKAGALA, from the coding sequence ATGTCCTTAAGCGAACAGGAAATACGCCGTCGCCACGAGCGCGAGGAACTGATGAAACTGGGGATCGACCCCTACCCGGCCGATTTGTTTGACGTCAACGTCACGGCCGAGGACATCCACCGCAACTACGAGCGCCGCAAAACCGATTACAAAAGCATCTCGATTGCCGGGCGGCTGATGAGCCGCCGCATCATGGGCAGCGCATCGTTTGCCGAAATTCAGGACGCGACCGACCGCATCCAGATTTACGTGCGGCGCGACGACATCTGCCCCGGCGACGACAAGACGCTCTACAACACGGTGTTCAAGAAGATGCTCGACATCGGCGACATCATCGGCATCAAGGGCTACGTCTTCACCACGCAGACCGGCGAAATCTCCATCCACGTCACGTCGCTGAAGGTGCTGACCAAATCGCTGCGCCCGCTGCCGGTCGTGAAACGCGAGGAAGACGCCGAGGGCAACGTGCTTAAGGAATACGACGCCTTTGCCGATCCGGAACTGCGCTACCGCCAGCGGTACGTGGACCTGATTGTGAATCCGCACGTGCGCGACGTGTTCCGCAAGCGGACTCAGCTGGTGCAGTCGATGCGCAATTACCTGAACGAACACGGCTACCTGGAGGTCGAAACGCCCATCCTGCAACCCATTTACGGCGGGGCGGCGGCGCGGCCTTTCAAGACGCACCACAACACGCTCGACACCACGCTCTACCTGCGCATCGCCAACGAACTCTACCTCAAGCGCCTGATTGTCGGGGGCTTCGACGGTGTATACGAGTTTTCGAAAGATTTCCGCAACGAGGGCATGAGCCGCTTCCACAACCCGGAATTTACGCAGGTGGAACTGTACGTGGCCTACAAGGACTACGCCTGGATGATGGACCTCGTGGAAGAGATGGTGGAGAAGGTGGCGATGGACCTGCACGGCACCACCGAGGTAAAAGTCGGCGAAAACGTCATCAATTTCCAGCGGCCCTGGCAGCGCTACACCATGTTCGAGGCCATTGAGCACTTCACGGGCATCGACATTTCGGAAATGGACGAAGCGGCCCTTCGCGCGACCGCGCAGAAGCTGGAAGTGCCCGTCGACGAGACGATGGGCAAAGGCAAGCTGATCGACGAGATTTTCGGGGAGAAGTGCGAGCCGCACCTGATTCAACCGACGTTCATCACCGACTACCCGGTCGAGATGTCGCCGCTCGCCAAGCGCCACCGCAGCAAGGAAGGGCTGGTGGAACGCTTCGAGGCGATCTGCAACGGCAAGGAAATTTGCAACGCGTTCTCGGAACTGAACGACCCCATCGACCAGCGGAAGCGCTTCGAAGAGCAACTCGAACTCGGCCGCCGCGGCGACGAGGAAGCGATGGTGCTGGACGAGGATTTTCTGCGCGCGCTGGAATACGGCATGCCGCCGACGGCCGGGCTGGGCATCGGGATCGACCGCCTGTCGATGATCATGACCAACCAGCACTCGATTCAGGACGTGCTCTTCTTCCCGCAGATGAAGCCGGAAAAACGCCCCGACGTGGTGACGCCCGAACAGTTTAAGGAACTGGGGGTGCCCGAGGGCTGGATTCCCGTCTTGCAGCAGATGAACTTCGCCAACCTGGACGCCTTCCGCGACGCAAACCCGAACAAGCTGTTCAACGAACTGGGCGGCAAGCGCAAAAAACTCAAACTCGACCTCTCCATGCCCACCCTCGACGAGGTGAAAGGCTGGGTCGAAAAGGCCGGCGCCTTGGCGTAG
- a CDS encoding proline dehydrogenase family protein, protein MQNPLAQPEPALPAPPLSFDDTSIAFSSKSDRELRRTYWLFAAINQPWLTDLGTGILQRALRWHLPVKGLVKATIFDHFVGGETIADCEHTIQSLAQYGIGTILDYSVEGEKTEQGFEQTTRETIATIEKAATTPNLPFTVFKMTGVASFLLLKKKQAGEPLSAKEQEAWQRVEARVDRICRTAHANGVPVFIDGEETWIQDVIDEVAYAMMRKYNQERALVYNTFQLYTKAGLAKLRRAHHQAVMHHYYLGAKLVRGAYMEKERDRAERKGYPDPIQPSKEATDHDYHKGLLFCLNEKQRISLCAGTHNEYSCYYLAAAMEKHGIAPNDPRVWFAQLYGMGDNISYNLAHAGYNVAKYVPYGPVQAVIPYLIRRADENTSVAGQSSREFTLIQRELARRKAQA, encoded by the coding sequence ATGCAGAATCCGCTTGCGCAACCGGAGCCCGCTCTCCCCGCGCCGCCCCTCTCGTTCGACGATACGTCGATCGCGTTTTCGTCCAAATCCGACCGTGAGTTGCGACGGACCTACTGGCTGTTTGCGGCCATAAATCAACCCTGGCTTACCGACCTCGGGACGGGCATTTTGCAACGGGCGCTGCGTTGGCACCTGCCAGTGAAAGGACTGGTAAAGGCCACCATTTTCGACCACTTTGTGGGCGGCGAAACCATCGCCGACTGTGAGCATACCATTCAAAGCCTGGCGCAGTACGGCATCGGGACCATCCTCGATTATTCGGTCGAAGGCGAAAAGACGGAACAGGGATTCGAACAGACGACCCGCGAAACCATCGCCACAATCGAGAAAGCGGCAACTACCCCGAATCTACCGTTTACGGTCTTTAAAATGACGGGCGTGGCGTCGTTTCTGTTGCTGAAAAAGAAACAAGCGGGCGAGCCCCTTTCGGCCAAGGAACAGGAAGCGTGGCAACGGGTGGAAGCGCGCGTAGACCGGATTTGCCGTACGGCCCACGCCAACGGCGTACCGGTCTTTATCGACGGAGAAGAAACCTGGATTCAGGACGTCATCGACGAGGTGGCCTACGCCATGATGCGGAAATACAACCAGGAGCGCGCCCTGGTTTACAACACCTTCCAGCTTTATACCAAGGCCGGTCTGGCCAAACTCCGCCGGGCGCACCACCAGGCCGTGATGCACCATTATTACCTTGGCGCGAAGCTGGTGCGCGGTGCCTACATGGAAAAGGAACGCGACCGCGCCGAACGCAAAGGCTACCCCGACCCGATTCAGCCCAGCAAAGAGGCGACCGATCACGATTACCACAAAGGGCTTCTGTTCTGCCTGAACGAGAAACAACGCATCTCGCTCTGCGCCGGGACGCACAACGAGTACAGCTGCTACTACCTCGCCGCGGCGATGGAAAAGCACGGCATCGCGCCGAACGATCCGCGCGTCTGGTTCGCCCAACTCTACGGCATGGGCGACAACATCTCGTACAACCTGGCCCACGCTGGCTACAACGTCGCCAAGTATGTGCCCTACGGTCCGGTCCAGGCCGTGATTCCGTACCTGATCCGTCGCGCCGACGAGAATACGTCCGTAGCGGGCCAAAGCAGCCGGGAGTTTACCCTCATCCAACGCGAACTGGCGAGGCGGAAAGCTCAGGCATAG